The window GCCACTCTCTTTCAAAAACATCAGGGTACGATCTTCAAGGCTCCCTTCCATCAGGATCTGAAACACTTCCTGATTGTAGGTTCGATCCGACTCTGTGAGACGTTTTCTTTTCCGCGGCGAGACATTACCGATTATCTCACCACCACCAATTGTTGCCACAGGTGAGTAGCTTCTCACTACGAAGTGATCACCACTCCACACAGCAATAGGTTTTTCCAGCAGAATCTGCACCCCAACCTCCTGGCCCGGCTCTAACTCATCACGATCAAGCAACGAAATACGACCTAAAATCTCGGCAGTCCCAAGGTGTATGCGAACCCTGCTACGATGCTTCAACGCTTTTTCATTAGATCCAAGATACAGAAATCTGCAATCGAGCATGTAGTTTTCCTGCAAGGAGCCTGGCGTGGCGATCACCATACCGCGCTCCACCGTGGCCGTATCGACACCCTGCAGATTAATGGCGGTCCGGTGACCGGCCTCGACGGTTTCCACCGCCGCTGAATGCACCTGGATACCACGCACCTTCGCGACCTGATCTGTCGGATAAATGCGCAGATCTTCACCTACACTCACCCGGCCGGAGATGGATGTACCGGTGACTACGGCACCAAACCCTTTCATGGCAAAAATTCTATCCACCGGCAAACGAAACGGACCGAAGACTTCTTTGAACTGGTGCTGACGAACAAACTCATCCAGGGTGTTCAGTACAATGTCTATGCCTTCCCCGGTTATAGAGGAAACGGGTATAATTGGGGCTTCCTCTAAAAAGGAGTCCTCGCAGAACTCCCTGATCTCCTCTTCAACCATTTCCAGCCAGTCTTCATCCACCATATCCTTCTTGGTGAGGATGATCATGCCCTGCTTTACACCGAGAAGACGGCAAATTTCGAAATGCTCAACGGTTTGCGGCATGATGCCTTCATCCGCAGCAATAATGAATGCTACAAGGTCCATACCGGTCGCCCCGGCGACCATATTTTTCACAAATTTCTCATGCCCCGGAACGTCAACAATACCAAGCCTGTGACCGCATGGCAGATCGAGGTGAGCAAAACCAAGCTCAATTGTGATTCCTCTTTTCTTCTCCTCTTTAAGACGATCTGTCTCAATTCCAGTCAGGGCACGAATAAGGCTGGTTTTGCCATGATCGACATGGCCGGCTGTTCCAAGTACAATTTCACGCATGGGGCAGTATCAGGGGCTTTTATTGTTATTTTACGGGTTAAAGAAATGGGTTTCCGTTTTTTTCCTGGCCAATAGTGGATTGACTGCCACCATAGCCATGTCCCGGCCACACAACAGTGTCTTCAGGCAGTACCAGTAACCGCTTGCGAATGGATTCGATAAGTTCCTTATGAGAACCGCCAGGGAAGTCTGTTCTGCCAAGTCCCCCGACAAACAAGGTGTCACCAGTAATAAGATTATCACCGTTCAGTAAACACATTCCACCTGGTGTATGCCCGGGCGTGTGAATGACCTGCATCTCCTCATCACCGATGGTAATCATATCTCCGTCTTCAACTTCAACATCAGCAGGAGGCGAGGCTTCGAGCCCTAACATAGAGAAATAACCTGCCACTTCGGCTTTACCGAAAAACTCCGAATCCGCTTTGTGCATCACAATTTCAGCACCTGTTGCTTCTTTCAGGGCTCTGTTGCCACAAACATGATCGGGGTGGCCATGGGTAGCAATAATATATTGCAGAGACAACCCAGTCGCTTTGAGCTCGGCAAGAATCTGATCAACATCACCACCCGGGTCTATGACTGCAGCTTTTTTCGTTGCCGGGCAAGCAGCGATATAACAGCATACCCCCATCGAACCAACAATAATTTGCTGTATTTGAAGCACGCTCACTAACCTCTTAATAGTAATTTATAGCTTCGGGGGTATTATGACCACACTGCTCATAACAACCCCGTTTCAATACTGACCTCAGGAACCGCAGTCGCAACCGCAACCAGCCATAGGTAAAATGACAGGTGCTGCCACCGGTGGTAAACGTAGCTCAACGGCATCAACAACCTTGCCGAATGCGACAATCGCAGGGCTATCACCTTCAGAAGAGAGGTATGGTGTACCATCATCACCTGCCATAACCACTTTGGGATCCATTGGGACCCTGCCAAGAAATGGCAGCTCAAATTCGCGGGCAATTTCCTCGCCACCACCTGATTTGAAAATATCCACGGTCTCATTACAGTGCGGACAGACAAAACCGGACATATTTTCCACCACACCGGCAACATCAAGATTTACCACTTTACAGAAATTAATAGATTTACGAACATCTGCAAGAGCTACTTTCTGAGGGGTGGTTACAACCACAGCTTTCAGATTTGGAATAGTCTGGGCAACTGAAAGTGGCTCATCGCCGGTTCCTGGAGGTGCATCAATAACAAGATAGTCCAGCTCACCCCAATCCATATCAGAGATAAATTGTCTGATCGCCTGGATTTTGATGGGACCCCGCCAGATGATTGCCTCATCTCTGTCCTTCATCATGTACTCTAATGAAACCACCTTGAGGTTGTCGTTATAATTGAGCGGTGGCACCAGATCGTTCTTTGATTTCGGAGGTTGAAGGTTTCCTTTGAGATCGAGCATCCGCACCACATCCGGACCGTGCAGATCCACATCCATCAAGCCAACCTTGTGACCTCGGTTCGCTAAAGCCAGGGCAAGGTTGACCGAAACGGTGGATTTACCCACCCCGCCCTTACCACTCATAACCAGTATCTTATTCTTGATCTTACCAAGTGATGTGGTGATGGCATTCTCCTGCTGGGCCATTGCCGCCTGCTGTGATTCTTTACTACTGCCACAACCTGCGGTGCTGCTGGAACAGGAACTACTTCCACATGAATCTGACATTATACGACCTCCAGGTATTCCAGGCCAACGTGAACATGCTTAAAAATACTCTATGCTGTTCTGGTGGGTTCTACATGGAAATCACGTTGTAGCCCCTCTTGCAAAACAACCGGAATAGCTCAATGTTCAAACAGGTCTGGAGAAATAAATGATATGTGTTTCAGGGCCATAGCCCATGTTCTACAGGGCCGGTTTGCACGGCCCACTCTACAGTAATGCTGTTGTCCGGAAATGCAAATGAAATCCTCCTGATCCGGGATCTATTTTTCGACACTCCTAACATTTCTCAATCAAGCCCGGGACCTTTTCTGCGCTTTTTGTTGCGCAATTCTGGCTGAGTCCGTATTATGAGAGATTGACTTTAACCTAAATAACCTTGAAATTTTTCCTTTATTTCAAAAATCTGGCAGGAATAGCTATGCTAAGCTGGTTTAAAAAGAAATTCACTAAACAAGAAGCTAAAAAACCAAGTGAGGATCAGAAAATCCCGGTCGCGCCACGCGAAATGGGAGAAACTACTCCTCAATTGGACGAAGATACCATAACCCAGGTTGAAGAATCAGTCTCTACTGCCGAACACGTAGAGGTAGAGGAACCTATCGATAGTTCTGCTGATTCCGATACAGATCTCGTTGAACGCAAAATCACATCGCAAGATGAGCTGGAGACATCAGACAACCAGACTATTGAACTTAAAGATTCTATTGAACAGCCTACAGAGCCTGAAAGCAGCGAAATCGCAGCTTCAGAAACTCCTGCAGAAGCTGAGATTGTGGACCAACCTGATGAGCTCCCAGTTAGCACAGAACAGGCTCAGGAAATTGAGCGTGATCTGCCAGAGCCCGAGACTGAGGTCAAATCACCGCTTGAAGTACTCGGAGAACCTGCAACCAAGCCAAAAGAGAAAGGCTTCTTCTCAAAACTTTCTGATCGTCTCACCAGGACCCGCGAGAACTTCACCTATCAACTTGATTCCCTCTTTCTTGGCAAGAAGCTGATCGATGCTGATCTTCTCGATGACCTCGAGGAACTACTCATCACCGCAGACCTTGGTGTTTCAACTACCCAGGAGATTCTTGATTATGCCAGAAAAAAGGTAAAAAGAGACGCTCTCTCGGACCCTGCAGCCCTTAAAGATATCATCAAAGAGAAATTAAAGTCATTTATCGTCGATTATCAATCTGATGCCGCACTGGTTATGCCGGACAAGGGGCCTTTTGTCATTATGGTAGTTGGGGTCAACGGTGTAGGCAAAACCACCACCATTGGTAAAATCGCTCACAAATTCAAGCAATCCAAGCAGTCAGTACTGCTCGTCGCAGCCGATACCTTCCGTGCTGCAGCCAGCTCTCAGTTAAAAATATGGGGAGAGCGGAACAACGTACCTGTTATCGCCCAGCACGAAGGTGCGGATCCTTCATCTGTAGTATATGACGGTATCGCTCACGCAACAGCCAAGGGATATGACGTTGTTCTGGTTGATACCGCCGGCAGATTGCATACCCAGACTAACCTGATGGAAGAGCTTAAGAAAATCAAAAGGGTCATGGCTAAGCAGCTCAAAGGTGCGCCACACGAAGTTATGCTGGTAGTTGATGCCACCACCGGCCAGAACGGTATCTCCCAGGCAAAGCTTTTCGACGCCGCAGTAGATCTGACAGGGATAACACTGACTAAACTGGACGGTACCGCTAAAGGCGGTATTGTGGCTAATATCTGTAAAGAACTAAAAACTCCTATCCGTTTTATCGGTGTTGGCGAACAACTTGAGGATCTCAGGGATTTTGATCCTGATGAATTCATCGAGGCCCTCTTCGCCGGCAAGGAAGTTTCATAAAGCTAAGGAAAACCAACAATGCAATATCAACGTCGGCAGCAACCTGGATGCGGTGGCTGCCTGCTCATTATACTGCTCATAGTCTTCGTCACAGGGGGGGCTCCTGCACTCATCAACTTTATGGGCGCCCTGTTTTTCTCAGGCATAGCTGGTGTCTTAATTTTTCTCGCTCTTTTCTGGGGCTTTTCATTCTGGGTAAAAAGAAAGGTTGCCACCTACGAGCAATCCCAGACCGAGAGCCATAACCGCTTCGTCTGGCTGCTTGTTCACATTCTGGTACACATCGCCCGCATAGACGGCCAGATTACTCGCGATGAAGTTCAGACCATTCAAAGATTCTTCCAGCATAATCTGCGCTATAACCAGACGAAGATGCTCTGGCTGAAAGAGCTAATTAAACAGGCGACAGCCTCTGAAGTCTCTCTGCAGACACTGTTGCAGGAATTTAAGAGCAACTTCGCCTATGAGCCCCGGCTTATACTGCTGGAGCTTGTCTATCAAGTGCTCTACACCAAATCCACTGTACCTGAGAGTGAACTCAAAATCGCCCGGGACATTGCAGCATTTCTTGATATTTCAGTATATGACCAGCGTACCATAGAGGCTAAATATAAGTATCGAAGCCACCAGCAAACTGCCAGAACCATAGACAGAGCTGCCCAATACTATGCCGTTCTGGGTCTTGAACCTGAGGCATCTGAGGATGAAATCAAAAAAGCCTACAGAAAACTCAGTATGAAATATCACCCTGATAAGGTTCGCCACCTTGGTGATGAATTCAGAAATGTTGCGGAAGAGAAAATGAAAGAGATCAATGCCGCCTATGATTTCTTTAAAAAGCAGTAAAGTAGTCACAGGCAAACGTAGCACCCCGAGATAAAACGATTTGAAAATCCCGGTACTTCCCTTACAGGTGCTACCGGTTTTTTTAGAATTTCACTGTAAGGAGAATACGAAATGTCCATTTCTTTGAAAATGAAGGGATTTGCCGAAAAATCCTCGTGGATCAGAAAGATGTTTGAAGAAGGCGCACGACTCAAAGCTGAATTCGGTGCTGAAAACGTTTTCGATTTCAGTTTGGGAAATCCTGATGCTCCACCACCCGCAGAGTTTTACGACGTTATTCAGCGAAGAGCAGCGGACACCAGCCCCGGCGTTCACTCTTATATGCCCAACAACGGCTATCCCTTTGTACGGGAAGCTATCGCTGCCAAGATGAGTAAAGAGCAGCAGGTCACCATTGACCCTGCCGATATGCTTATGACCTGTGGTGCCGCTGGTGGCTTGAACGTGGTTATAAAGGCTCTGCTGAACCCCGGCGAAGAGGTGATCATCCTGGCACCATTTTTTGTCGAATACCATTTCTATGTCGACAACCATGGTGGGGTTACCAAAATCGTAGAAACCGATGAGGAATTCAACCTCGACCTGAAGGCGATCGAAGAAGCTATTACCGAAAAGACCAAAGCGATTATCATCAACTCGCCAAATAATCCCACCGGCCAGGTTTATTCACAGGAAGCACTTAAAGAACTGGGTCTGCTGCTGGATCAAGCCGGCAAAAAATTCGGCACCACCATTTATATGCTTTCTGATGAGCCATATCGCAAAATCATTTTCGATGGTTTCAGCGTACCTTCCATTTTTGCCGCCTACCGCAACAGCATAATCGTTTCCAGCTACTCTAAAGACCTGTCACTGCCGGGTGAACGAATCGGCTACCTCGCTGTCCACCCTGAGGCAGAAGAAAAAGCATTGCTGGTAGGTGCCCTGAACCTTGCGAATAGAATCCTCGGCTTCGTCAACGCCCCGGCCCTGATGCAACGGGTTGTAGCTGAACTCCAGGAGGCGTCAGTCGATAACTCCATCTACTCAAGAAGACGCGACTTGTTCTGCAAGATACTCGATGATGCCGGCTTCGAGTACCTCCCGCCAAAAGGCGCCTTCTATATATTCCCCAAGACTCCGATTGAGGACGACGCAAAATTTTGTGCGATCCTGCAGGAGGAGAAGATTCTGGCAGTTCCTGGAAGAGGTTTCGGTAAACCAGGCTTTATGCGTCTCGCATTCTGCGTTCCGGATGAGGTGATTGCCAATTCAGCCGAAGCATTCAAGCGAGCCATGGCTAAAGCTCAATCTCTGTAATTCGTAAATAGAGTTACCTGAAAAAAAAGAGAACACCCCAATGGCTGATGCCATTGGGGTGTTTTGGGTAACAGACATAATCCTTGCAGTTTTCACTGAATATCGTCTAAAAACCGCAGATACTCCCTATTCGCCAGCAACAACTCTCTGCCGGCCTCAATTGCTCCATCAACCTGTTTACCCGTTAAAGAAAAGGTAGTCGGTATCTGATTGAGAAAAAAGCGCTGCTCCTCATCCGTAACCTGATTAAAATCCAGCTCGACAAAGTAGTGTTCCACCTCCCGAGTCTCGTCCGAAAGCTCTTGCGCCCAATCCTGCAGCGCAGTGTTCAACAAATCCATAGTTGCTGCATTATAGCGGTGTAACTGAATATCTGTAACAGCACCCATAAATTGCTCAACTCCAGGAGGACTTTTGCTCTGTTCTAATTCGTACTGGGGTCTGGTAGAGGCATTGACCGATATAACAAGAAGTTTTGAGGCAACTGGAGCCCCTCTTATTTCGCCGAACAACTCGCGGATTCCTCCGGCAGCATCGACGGTTTCATACAGCGCCAGCAGACCAAGGTTATCAGTTATTCCACCATCCACCAAATGTATGTAGGGACGTTGCTTTTTATCAGCATAGCTTGACAGGCCGTCAAGTAAATGCCTGGTCTGATGACTCTGCCCTGTGTGATCAGCAACTGCCTGGATGAAGGGTGATGGTGGCGGACAATCCTGATAATTTTTCAGAACTACCGGATTAAAAAGTACAGGAACCGCACTTGAAGCAGTTACGGCTCTGGCAACCGGATAGGAACTGATATCAGAGCAAAGCAGCGAAAAATAGTTTTGGGTGAACGCAAAACGAATGCCAGCGCCGAGGTCCGAGGCATTTATGATGATAAAGGGGCCGTCAGCACGATTTAAATCCGCAAAGGTCGCTCCATCAAAAAGCACCTTTTCGTAATAACTAATCGCTGTCTCAGTACGACCATGCTCGGAGAACCAGCTCCTTGGACTTAAAATCCTTGATAGGAGTTCGGAAGCAACATCTCTGCGTAAAAATCGTTTCTCGTAATCGGAAAAAACCCGATCCCCATGGAGACCGAAGTAGGCCGCGGTAAAGCTGCCGCCTGAAACAGATGTTATCACATCCACCTCATCCAGTAAGCGGCCTGCCCTGCCCTCTATCATCAGGTCAGTGTCACGTAATGCCTCCAGGACACCATAGGACATTGCTGCAGCACGGCTGCCACCTCCTGAAAAAGCCAGAATGACAGCGAAATCATCCTGCGTCGAATTATTCCCTATCCGTCCAAAACCATACGACTCTTTCTCCCCGTATGTCGGCAACCCGGCAATATTACTTATTTTACCTTGAGTTGCGCATCCGGAGAGAAACAATAGAACAACCAGCAGCCAATAGTGCATGAGCTGATACCTGTTGAGTCCATTGATGGCAAGGTTCGATATCACAAAAGTGATTATTTTTTCTTACCACCTGATTTTTCTTTAAAAATCAGCTGAATGGGAACCTTGTCCAGGCCAAGTCCGTCACGAAACTTGTTGGAAAGATATCGCTGGTACGAGAAATGCACACCTTTGGCGCTATTGCTCATAACGACAAATTTTGGCGGTCTGGTGCCAACCTGTGAGGTGTAGAAGAATTTGAGGCGCTTATTTTTGTAAATAGGCGGCGTATGTGCTTCCGTGGCTTCCTGCAATAACTTGTTCAGGGCAGCGGTTGGGAATTTTGCCTTGTATTGACGGTACACAGCACCAATCACCGGAAAGAGACGCTTCACGCCAAAGCCGGTCATGGCGGATACCTTCAAAAGCGGGGCAAATCCCACGAAAGGTAATTGTCTGCCGATCTCTGCCAAGAGGTGATCCTGACGCTTCTTGTCATCCTTGATCAGATCCCATTTATTAACGAGAATAATGAGACCCCGGCCATGATCGAGCGCATAACCGATAACCTTGGTATCCTGCTCGGTGATTCCTTCATCGGCATCAATCAGGATAACCGCTACGTCACATTTTTCCAGTGAAGCCAGCGATTTGAGAATACTGAATTTCTCAAGCTTATCCTTGGTCTTGCCTTTCCGGCGGATTCCTGCGGTGTCGATCAGCAAATAGCTGAATTTACCGTGGGTAAGTATGGTATCGACAGAATCACGGGTGGTGCCGGAAATCTCTGAAACCACCATTCGCTCCTCACCGACAATCCGATTGATCATCGATGATTTGCCTACGTTGGGGCGACCAAAAAACGCGACCTTGATAGTATCATCCGGTAGTTCCGGCCCACTATCACCTTCGTCGATGGTCTTAACCAGACCATCCATCAGGTCGTTAAAACCATAGGCATGCTCTGCAGATAACGGCCAGATCATCTCTATACCCAACTCATAGAATTGAGAGAGAATCTCCATTTCCTGCTTGGGAGTATCGATCTTATTGACTACGTGGTAGATCGGCTTGTCGATTCTACGCAGCAGTTCAACAACTTCGTAATCCGCAGGGGTAAGGCCTTGTTTACCATCCATGAGAAAGATTATGATATCAGCTTCCTCAATGGCAGCCAGCGCTTGCTCGCGGATATGGTTTACCAGCAAGTCTTCGGGGTTGTCATCGATACCACCGGTATCGACGAGAATAAATGTTCGATCTCCCCAGACTACCCGTTCATAGTGGCGGTCACGGGTAACACCCGGTGTGGGATCGACGATTGCATTGCGAGATTTGGTAACCCTGTTGAACATGGTCGATTTACCCACATTCGGGCGACCTATCAGGGCTATGATTGGACATGTTGGATTTGCCATAATTTATATTCCTTTGTTGAAGCAAAGGGTGGTTGTAACCGATAGTAAGAAACTTTGCATCCTTTTCCCGCAAAATCAGGCAAAACAGGCCAGAATCAACGACAGGCCACAACTCTTGCCATTTTCTTTTCTGCCATACAACCAGTTAAGGCTTTTGTTTTTTAATTACCCGTGAAATCAGTCGTGGTATTGAAATAATTTCTAAGAATCCAGCCATAAACAGGCGACACTAAAACATCAATAAGGAATAATCACTGTTCAGAGAGAATATCACGTGCCTTCTTGAGCACCCCGGCAAGAACTGTACACACTGGTGTATCAGAAACAGCCATCTGCTCAGCAACCAGTATTGTCAGAGATCGTACTGCAGGCTCAATATAATCCTTAAAAAACAGCTTGCCACGCACATTACTTAAGAATGCAAATGCACCTATAATCTGAAGGTTGCGCTGTATAGCAAGTAACAAATATTGCCGATAAAATTCATCTTTGCTAATTCCACTCATTCCACTGAGCTGGAGATGGTAATAGTCAAACAATTCTCTCTGGAACCAATTCGGCAGGTCAACATAGGGATCGATCAACAATGATGCAAGATCATAACCTAACGGCCCGAACCTACCTCCCTGGTAATCGATTATGCGCGCATCACCGTTGGTTATCATCACATTTCTTGACTGGAAATCCCGGTGCAACAAATAGTCTATCGGAATTCCTGAGACGTGTTCTGCAAGCATCCCAAATTCATCAATAAGACCATCGGGCACTTCCTGTTTCAATAAGCCCTGCCAGAACGCACGAAGAAAATAACCTGACTCCCGCTCGAGCATAAGCTCACGGTCATATCTTGGCGTATCCCAACACCAATCCTGGCAAAAGCCGCGAACGCCATCACACTGCAGGGTAAGAAGCTGATCTATGGTTTTCCGGTAGTACTCACGGGCAGCAACCGCATCCTGATCGTTGTTAAGATCCAGCCGTATTATCAGGCTTTGGAGATGCACATCCCCCAAATCTTCATAAACCAGCAGGTAATGCCGGGGATCAAAGCCACAGATTTCCGGTACGGAAACCCCAACCTGCTGCAGATGAGAACCAATCTTCCAGCTCGAAACCGCCTCGGCACATTCTTTCTCACCAGCATCTTTTGCCGGTGCAACAGCGACATATCGATGTCCTGCACCAGACTCGACCCTCCAGAACCTGCGGATCGAGCCGTCACTGCTCATCGCCTTGACACGGACTTCAGCCTTACTGGTTCCCTGCTTTTCTAAAAGCAGGTTTTCGATAGCTTCGTGCATTTTATCAGAATATTTCAATATCGAACCTGCCTCTGGTCATCCCTTTCACTCATCTTACATGTTGCTGCCAACTTATAAGCCATCCGGACTAATCGATATAAGCTCATTGTCGGCGATGTGTCCAATGGGTAACTCCACCCCGTCCCAGACAACTGTACGAGACAGCTTCACATCCTGAATCTTCGATGCACCAAGTGCACACCAGTCCGCAAGCTTATTTTCTCCAACGACAGTCAGCTTGTCACTCACCAGAAAAGCATTGTCATCCTGATATTCAAAGTCCTGCCATCGGGGAATCTTGCCGGTCAGTAATCCTTCATGCAGTTCCAGATAATCGTCAGGGGTTCCCATATCAGTCCAGAAACAGTCATCGGCTCGGAATACGCCAAGCTGAACCCGTTCTTCAAGCAGTTTCCGATAATGACCGATTATGCAACTGTTCGCACCATCAGGCAGCGATTCGAGAATAGACGGATCCAACACCTGCAGACCGGTAAACGCCAGTTTTCTACCCGCTGCATCGGCTGCAAAGCTTTTAACACGACCACCTGCGACAGTAACCTTATTGAACCTGCTGCAATTATGCATGGCCATGGTCACTGCACAATCATTGCCAGCGTGTTCCTTCATCACCTGACGATAGTCGATAGTGTGATAGATATCACCATTGGTAACCAGAAGGGGCTCATCAGCCATATGTTTCAGTGCGTAGCGCAAGCCACCGCCAGTTCCGAGAATGGTCTCTTCCGATTGAACCACAACCCCTTCAAAACCGGCCAACGCAGACTCAATCTGATTTCGCAGATGATGGCAATTAACAATAATTCGGGAAAAACCAAACCGCTGCAATCGCCTGATTGTGAGTAAC of the Desulfosediminicola ganghwensis genome contains:
- a CDS encoding nucleotidyltransferase family protein, which produces MILAAGFGTRLLPHTRVKPKPLFPILNQPLLLLTIRRLQRFGFSRIIVNCHHLRNQIESALAGFEGVVVQSEETILGTGGGLRYALKHMADEPLLVTNGDIYHTIDYRQVMKEHAGNDCAVTMAMHNCSRFNKVTVAGGRVKSFAADAAGRKLAFTGLQVLDPSILESLPDGANSCIIGHYRKLLEERVQLGVFRADDCFWTDMGTPDDYLELHEGLLTGKIPRWQDFEYQDDNAFLVSDKLTVVGENKLADWCALGASKIQDVKLSRTVVWDGVELPIGHIADNELISISPDGL